One Actinomyces marmotae DNA window includes the following coding sequences:
- the ccsB gene encoding c-type cytochrome biogenesis protein CcsB, which translates to MDNVLSIGQFLLTSAMAILVLAVVCDAVVLTGRGARAQAVPAPASPGRAHGGKAPGGAARSRASHSAHWARASRPGLPRGLALYATGFTAIALALITAYLALRASATGYSPFANQHEFAVSFTFGILLMYLIAEFRYRVRWLSIVVLPVVIALLIYADSQDKAIKPLVPALRNSLMLTLHVFFAVLAYGAACVSFAAAILYLLHPHLKRFRSLPSREVLDDVGYKAATATFPLLTMMTVLGAVWANTAWGRYWGWDPKETAALVTWLVYGAYLHARVTRGWQGSRSAWLLILGFAAVLFAYFGNHFFGGLHSYG; encoded by the coding sequence ATGGATAACGTTCTCAGCATCGGCCAGTTCCTCTTGACCTCGGCCATGGCGATCCTCGTCCTGGCCGTCGTCTGCGACGCCGTCGTCCTCACGGGGCGCGGAGCCCGGGCGCAGGCCGTCCCGGCCCCGGCGAGCCCGGGCAGGGCCCACGGCGGCAAGGCCCCCGGCGGCGCGGCGAGGAGCCGGGCGAGCCACTCGGCCCATTGGGCGCGCGCCTCACGCCCGGGCCTGCCCAGGGGGCTGGCGCTGTACGCCACCGGCTTCACCGCCATCGCCCTGGCCCTCATCACCGCCTACCTGGCCCTGCGCGCCAGCGCCACCGGGTACAGCCCCTTCGCTAACCAGCATGAGTTCGCGGTGTCCTTCACCTTCGGCATCCTGCTCATGTACCTCATCGCCGAGTTCCGCTACCGCGTGCGCTGGCTGTCCATCGTGGTCCTCCCGGTGGTCATCGCCCTGCTCATCTACGCCGACAGCCAGGACAAGGCGATCAAGCCGCTCGTCCCGGCCCTGCGCAACTCCCTCATGCTGACCCTCCACGTGTTCTTCGCGGTACTGGCTTACGGGGCGGCCTGCGTGTCCTTCGCCGCGGCGATCCTCTACCTCCTCCACCCCCATCTCAAGAGGTTCCGGTCCCTTCCCTCGCGCGAGGTCCTCGACGACGTCGGCTACAAGGCCGCGACCGCCACCTTCCCGCTGCTGACCATGATGACCGTGCTGGGCGCCGTGTGGGCGAACACCGCGTGGGGCCGCTACTGGGGCTGGGATCCTAAGGAAACCGCGGCCCTCGTGACCTGGCTGGTCTACGGCGCCTACCTGCACGCCCGGGTGACCAGGGGCTGGCAGGGATCGCGCAGCGCCTGGCTCCTCATCCTCGGGTTCGCC